CGAGGCTCCCGGCTCACCACGGGATGAGCACCAGCCCGGCCAGCGCGGCGTAGCCCAGCACCAGGCACAGCACCTTGAGCAGCCGGTGGCTCTTGTCCTCCAGCTCCTTGGCCAGGATCTCGAAGAAGGTGATGAAGAGGAAGGTGCCGCCGGCgatgccctgcagcagcagcgacGCGATGCTGCTGGCGGCGTTCTGGCTGCTCTCGATGCCCATCCCGATGCCAATTCCCAGCGGGATCATCAGGCACACGGCCACCGCCAGCTTGGCCGCGTCCCTCAGCGGCAGCGAGGCCTTGGCCATGCTGATGCCCAAGGCTACGGCCACCAGCGTCTCGTGCACGGCCACTCCCAGGAACAAGCTGACCACTCTGCCGCCGTCCTCCTGCaagcccagggccaggccctcgaAGATGGAGTGAGTGCACAGGGCAAACACCAGCCCCAGCAGGCGCCGGGGGCCACAGCGGGACAGTTCTGGGATGCTGAGGCTGTGGGAATGGGCTCCGTGCTCCCCGTACAGGGCGCGCCCGCGGGACGAGGCGATGAAGGGACTCTCGTACTCCGAGTCGCTGCCCACGTCCGAGCCGGCGTTGAAGGTCTCCAGGTCGATGAAGGAGGGCTTTTCCTTCTGGAAGGTCAGGAAGAGCTGGTCCACGAAGACCGTCAGGAAGAAGCCGATCATCATGATGGTCTCGGCCACCGGGTAGTCCGTGGTCACGTTGCCTTGCCTGAGGACCTCATCGAGCTGGAAGGGAGCAAGAGATCCACAGTGAAGCCATCCCCTTTATCCCTCTGAAGGGAGACATTCCCACGTGGACACTGAGTCCATGATGCTGCCACACCCTTGGATACCGCAGGGGACAAGGAACCTCTCTGCCTTGCTGTTCCAAACACGGCGAGTTTGGATCCTCCCACCCCACAGCCTCctctgtaccccaaaaacctcccctcGTTCCACAGAGAGCAAcaggagctgggcacagctccccCTTCATGAGGCACCAGACACAGCAGAGATGTTCCAGGGAGCTCCAGAGGCCACTCCAGCAGGACACACCCTATTCCCACAGGGAATGAGGGCTGGGATCCTGCAGGCTCAGGCGTCCCTAAGGCAGGAATGAATCAGCACTCACCTTCCCTCTCACGGCGGGCAGGAGGGCGTTGAAGCAGGTGGCCAGGAAGACGCCTCCTCCGAAGGAATTCCAGAGGGCCAGGACTTTCCGGGAACGCTGAGCCTTCTCGTAGTCGGCCTCGATGACCCTGACAGGGAGCAGGGCCCCAGCCAGCACCAGGACACAGATTCCCAGCAGACACAGCACCTTGGCCACCACAATCCTCATCCTGCCGAGGATTCCAGGCCCTGGAGGGGCCCCCCTGCATGTGCTCAGAGTGGGGACATCAGTGGGTGACAGCCTGGACGGGCCTCAGGGAAAGGAGCTCCCTGGAGATGGGAATAACACCGAGATTTTGCCAGGGAAAAGCTGAACTGTATTCTAAAGGGATTTTAAAGCTCTGGGATTGTTGTGGTCACTGCAAACCACCCTTCCCTGGAggtccttggacacttccagcgAGGAGGCAGCCACTGGGAAATCCTTGCCAGGGCCTCCTCACcgtcacagggaggaattccttcccagtatcccacctatccctgccctctggcactgggaagccattcccccttgtcctgtcaccccAGGTCCTGTGACAAGTCCCTCCCCAAGGGACAAAGAATGGAATTCAGAACCCAGCAGGTGACACTGACTCACTCCAGGTCTGGACAAGCCCAAAATCCTCGACCAGGCACCCGTCCCAGGGCAGAGGGAAAGGATAAAATCCTCCTTTTCCAGACCTCACACCTCTGGAACACCTTTGGCTCCCCCCAGAAACCCTTTAACCtcagttttttccctttctttcccgtTTTTAACCCAAACCAGCTCCCACCAAAGCCTCAACCTCCCGAGTTCAGGTGGGACAGCCACATCCAGTGTCCCtgagcggggctgggagcagctcggAGGGAAAGGAAGCGCCAGGAATTCCTGGTGGTTCTCctcacctgctcctcctgcagcagcaccgaCACCTGGGCTGTGTCCCCAGCCTGCAAACTGCTGGAACAAAGGATTAACTCCGGTCCTGCTCGGATTAGTGGCTCATAATGAAGCATCCAAGCGATGAAAAATATTATATAAACCAGGCAGGGCTCTGTGTGAGGAAAAACAAAGGAGTTCCTGATCCGTGAGCTCCTAGATCCCTGCTTTTCTGTTAAAAACCGGCACTTCCAAGCCCTGAAACCGCTTGAGATGGTCCCA
This region of Aphelocoma coerulescens isolate FSJ_1873_10779 chromosome 28, UR_Acoe_1.0, whole genome shotgun sequence genomic DNA includes:
- the SLC39A3 gene encoding zinc transporter ZIP3; translation: MRIVVAKVLCLLGICVLVLAGALLPVRVIEADYEKAQRSRKVLALWNSFGGGVFLATCFNALLPAVRGKLDEVLRQGNVTTDYPVAETIMMIGFFLTVFVDQLFLTFQKEKPSFIDLETFNAGSDVGSDSEYESPFIASSRGRALYGEHGAHSHSLSIPELSRCGPRRLLGLVFALCTHSIFEGLALGLQEDGGRVVSLFLGVAVHETLVAVALGISMAKASLPLRDAAKLAVAVCLMIPLGIGIGMGIESSQNAASSIASLLLQGIAGGTFLFITFFEILAKELEDKSHRLLKVLCLVLGYAALAGLVLIPW